Part of the Vigna angularis cultivar LongXiaoDou No.4 chromosome 1, ASM1680809v1, whole genome shotgun sequence genome, tatttatttatttatttgttttagtatCTATaatcttttgtttcttttgaattaGTAAGCTAGAAAGATATTACTAGGGACTAAAAGTAAATGATGTATATCTAACAtggtaaaaaacaaaataatattttgtaaggGCTAGAATGAAATAAATGGGTGAATCATAAAACGGAAATCAAGAGGGACTAAAGGCCAAACAAGATATTTAAgaaccaaaaacaaaatataataataattcaaggtccaaaaacatattttagcctcaactttattaattttagatCATATGAAAGTTCATATTTTCGAAAATGTATGTTTACATAGTTATTAAAATGTTCAAAGCTGTCTAATTATTGTAGAATTCCAATTTGCATCAgtataaaagtttgaaaattaaagcAAAAGAAGTATAAAGCTGCCCTTAGAGTAATTGAAGTAAGTGTTCAGGCAATATCCAGCAAAGAAGTGATCCTGACAAGATTGTATGACTACTTCATTACAATGATTGAAAATATCCTTGGTTGCCTGTTGCAGGTGAAATGCCACCAGTGTTCTTATTGCTCCAACAAATTTGATCCTTTCCTAGATTTAAGTCTTGAAATATTCAAGGCAGATTCATTGCAAAAAGCACTGGCAAATTTCACAGCTGCAGAATGGTTGGATGGAGGGGAGAGAGAGTACTATTGCCAACGATGCAAACAGAAAGTTAGTGCTCGCAAACAGCTAACAATTCATAAGGCACCTTATGTGCTTACTATTCACTTAAAGCGGTTCCATGCACATGATCCTGgacaaaagattaaaaagaagGTTAATTTCAGCTGTGCACTGGACTTGAAACCTTTTGTCAGTGGCTCATATGTAagcaaatatattatttaaattaatataaattatctaCCTCTATTGTACTTGCAGAAAGTAAGAACTTCTGCAactgaaattttgttttttctatagGTATATTATGTTCAAAAGGACATAGTAGAATttctttgtctttcttgttTTGAAATAAGTGATATGCAGTTTGACtgtcatgtgtttgtaatttaTTGTGTGTTAATGTCATGTTTCTTGTGTTCAATTTTCTTACATTTGGCAGGATGGAGATGTGAAGTACTCTCTATATGGGGTTCTGGTTCATACTGGTTCCAGCACTCATTCTGGACACTATTACTGTTATGTTCGCACTTCAAATAACATGTGGTATACTTTGGATGATAATCGGGTACTGAAAATGTCCTTtagagttatttttttttataaactgtCCTGGACCCTGTTCATGATCCATGCTCTCAACCTGACCCCTACTTTGTTCACGATCTCTGCATAACTTAAATATTGTATCAATGAATGACATTTTTCTTTGTAGGAATACTATTTAAGCAAGGCGCAAGTgtgttttttgttgtttatttattgaagtcaattattttgatagttttaaCTCAATTTGCATTGTCGCAACAGGTAAGTCATGTCAGTGAACGGGAAGTTTTAAATCAGCAAGCATACATGTTGTTTTATGTTCGCGACAGGGAGAGTATTGTTCCAAGAAAGCCTGTTGACATTGCTAAGAAGGAAAATGTTAAGAGTAATGTGAATGGAAATAAAGAATCTTCAACTTCAAGCCATGTATTGATGGAATATCCAAATGTTCCtgcagaaaataaattttgtaatgaaGTTGAGAAGAAAATGTCTAATGTTGACTCATTAGGGGCTTCTTCTATGAACGATAGTCATGTTCTGCAGAATCGTAGTGTCATATTAGTAGAAAACCTGATGCAAAGTAAGAAACATGAATCTGAACCTCCTTCCAAGGCACAGACACAGGACTCACCAGATGGACTTGCCGTGGCTAAAGCAGGACATGGATGTTTGTCATCATTAGGCCAGTCTGAAAAGGATTATAGTCTCCATAGTAACCAGAAAAGTTTATCTGCTCTAGTTggagaaaaaattaatttatgtaatgaGAATGTAATTTCAAAAGAGGGCATTACAGATTCTCCTTCATTAGTGCCATCTTCCACTAATCCACAGACTTATGAACTTGCTAGTGATGGAAAATCTCAGTCTATGAAGGTAAATAATTCCATACTGTCCAGTATTTCACTTCAGCTGTGAACTGTTGCTATTTCAGTTTTGTAGATTAGTGAAACTGTCTTCATTTAGAAAAAATCTTGTTAATAAAGTTAATGATGATGCACCTCAAGATTCAAACACAAATATGTGCAGTGGTATTTGCCCCTATAAAATCACCACTTCATCCTGAAGTTAATCATCAGGTTTTTGTGCTATTATGTGTGCCTATTGCTCTAAGCCTGATTTATTCATGTATTGACTTTTATTCTTTTAGCTTGGAACTTCAACAACTGGTTTGGTGTCTGAGCAAGCAAGTAGGATGGTGAATGGAGATCGGGTTGTTTCTCAAGGACTGGTTCTGAATGAGTCAGTAAATAGATCATTGAATTCAGAGGGTCTTGATAAAAAGCctgtaaaaaaattgaaacggAAGTTCCTTAAGTATCAGGTTTCTAGAATGCATTTTCGTCCAATCTTTCTTTACATGGGATACTTGGGCCCACGAAAGAAGAGTCACAAAAGAAGTAAGTGCCTCACTTTGAGTAAGAAGAGTCCAAAAAAAGACAAGTTGGATAAGTTTGCTTTCTCATCGTATGATTCCAAACCATCTACACACAGAAAAACTGATGAATTCCCTTGCATGTCAAGTTGTTCGGAAAGTAAAGCAACAAAGGCTGGCTGTAGACCTGGTGTTAATGTTAAATCTAATGATGAATCTCTGACAGAAAATAGTGCTGAAGGAGAATTTAAGAAGAGAATTGATCAGAACTGTACTGTGCTTGCATCAGTGTCACAACTTGGGAGTGGTTCAGTAGTAAGTGAACTTAAAGCTAGACAGGCTGCTAATGTACAAGATAGTAGAAGAGATCAAATGCATAAtggtttaatgagtatgctTACTCGAGGTCTGGAGGAGACAGTTGGTAAGCTTCAATTGATCTTTCCCTTTAAGTTTTGTCAGGCAAgatacataaaatatttgttcCATGTCCTTTGGTTTTATTCTTATTCTAGTACAGTGTAAGATGGACTTGCATAATTATTAATGTGTTGTCTTTGGATTTGTATATTTGTGATATACCTTTTTATGGTGAAGTATATATCTGTCTGCTTGCACATTTTAGCATATATAATATGCTGCACAAGTTGATTTTTTGTTAGTAATAATCCATCTGTTCATGCTCTGTTAGTGCCTTGATTGTTTGACCTGAAGTACCTATTTTTGTCAGGAGAATTTATAGAGGggtataagtatttttaatttttatgtcaATGAAATCTCAATCACATTGAGGAACGGCAACCTTGCTCACTTGTTTCAAGTCTCACATGTTCCTATGTTATAGTATTAATTATATGGTAATGTGGGATGAAAATGCTTAGTTTTGAGGAGGATCTTCATACGTAATAAATGTTAAGATTTGTTATAATGGATGCTGAACGCTTCAATTGAACCAATCAAATATCTTATGCATTTGTATAATCAAATGTTTTGTACTGTACTTCGAATGTGATCTAGATTGTTCTACATACTCAATGCCACATATATAATGTTTATCCTTCATTAAACTACCTGTTTCAATTAATAATAGTCAATTTCTTATCTAACGGTTTTGTATGCTTGAATTACTCCCTTGTCCCCTCCTCCTATGAAAGCCTGGCACTTTATGCTTGGTATATAACATGCCTATTCTTTATTTGGAACAGTTGCACGGTGGGATGATATAGAATTGCCTTCATCACAGCCCTTGGGTTCAAAGAACGACACGTTTGTCAGCATTGGATATGTTGGGGATGAATGGTGAGCTCAGCTATACATCGTTTCTTTATTGGTCATTATTTGTAGTAATGTGGACTGTTATTAGTTTGTTTTTTCCGTGCGATGCAAAACATTTTAGTTTAGGAACTCAACTTTTTTTTCGAAGGCTGTACTTTTTCACTATCTGTGCTTAAAAGCATTTTCCTTTACGTAATAGGATGTGATGATTGCTTTTGAATAGTTGAGATGCACATAATGTTCAGTCCTTTTGTTAATAGTAATTTGTACATTGGGTTCAACAAGTATATAAAATGTGGTATCCATGTAGTTAGCGTCCTTAAGAAACAGTAGAGCTGTTAACCACTACAAAAATGTCGTGAGTTTTGATGGGAGGGATGGCTTAGGATTTGTTATTACTATGTATGACTGGATCCATTTTGATACAAAACTTTtgcatatatttacaaatttgcAGGGATGAAGAATATGATAaagggaagaggaagaagataagGGGCTTGAAACATAGCTTTGGTGGGCCAAATCTCTTTCAAGAAATTGCTATCGAGAAGTCAAAGTGCAAAAGGGCAAAGTTGGACCAACCTTGTTCAGGGAACCCTCCATTTAGGATATGACGTCCTACACTATCTGCCTGGTATTGTTTTGCGGGCATCTTTTGTAGCAATTTTGTCAAACGCTGAAAGTAAAATGGAAAGAGCACCTAACCTCCCTTATTCTTTTCCCCGGTACAAATTTTTTAGCTGGATTGTATCATTTGTCTTTGTGACAGCCGCAGAGGGGTTGGGTTTTTATGCACCTGTTGAACTTTTCTCATTTTCAGATTGCATTTCTGTTGTAGTAGCTGCAAGCCGTAGCTCTGAAATTTTGTTCATGGATTTAAATTTTGTCAAGATATTCTGTATGACAAATTTGTTACTAAGTGTGTATCGTGCACTCATCTTGTattttgcttttggtttaagTTTGGATTAGTTACTAGAATGGCATGTACGATTAATTTATAGGAAAATGtttgataaattatattgtaattcATAAATGCAAGACCGCCGTTTGGATTATGTAGGATAAATTGTTTATCGTTtcgaaaattaaattttaattgagataATGGGTTGGATCATGGTTATTCTAATTATGATTTTCTAAACATAAGAGTgatttttattccaaaaatacaatattagaGTTTATTTGGAAAGGTTTTGACAAAATCACACAATTATTTTCTTAAGGAATGTACAAATCTAACTTTCcttgtttaaaacaaaaagttttacTTAAAAAGCTATTCTGATACTCTTGATAAATGTAGAGATATAGCTTTCCTTggctaaaatatttttttacctaAAACAAATACTATATTAAtgtaacaattaattaaaaaatatatttcaagaaATTACAGAACATTGCCAGAAATATTTTTGACTAATTAAACAAAAACTCTCCGAATTTACTATTTCCTCCATAACACCTGATTTTTTGGAAATGAAAAAATTCTGGTATCAAATTCTCTGCGAAAATGTTTGAataaaacacatttaataaatctgttttaaaaacaatataaactaaaacttgcaaatttaagtttaaaaaggTTTAATCTTTATAAGGTAtgagaaaattgattttattaggTATAAGGTGTGTGGCTGTGATTGTGGAGAATTGCTGTGATGGTGCTTTTCTGATgattggaggaagaagaaatggagTATCATGGTATCCAACATTCTAATATCTATATTCTCAAATAGTTATCAATAGATTTTGTTTGAgtattatctttaaaaatttaaataatttaaataaagtataagtaaaaaaattaataattaaataattacttagaatataactttatatatttctattttcttatttaaaagtatgaagtacaagttattttaattttttataaatttatattttgatacagttcatttaattttttttttaagattttagtgtgcagtttttttattgtattttaaatttaacctttatattttaaagacttgtttttattttttaaatcaatatatatatatatatatatatatatatatatatatatatatatttgttaatatttatggACACTACAAGTATAAAAAATCCGTGAATATTTTTAGACACATATCTTATTAGTATTGAGACATCTTTCTTTAGACAAAATAAACAATGGATAAACAGTGCATGTGTCATTaccatttataataattaaaataaaaaaatgttttagaatttgaaaactatttttaaatttaaaattatatatattagaaagtgaaaaatgaaaaagttttatGAAAAGATGTAGATGTAAGAAACTTCTGACCTcattgatttttctgaaaaatctGAGTCTCCTATTGGAAAGAGTGTGACAACATAGTTTGCCAATACtgccatttattatttttccttgtatttttatttcttttcttttaattacagATTGTCAACTGCTGCTGATGGTATGAATATGTGGATggtgaaattaaaaagaagagaTTTTGTGTAGGATGAAATAATAAGTTGTTGTATCTTTAATGATGAAGTGAGTAATGTGTTGGTATGGTGTTTGAGAAGAGTGTTTGAGAAGAGTGTGTGAGTGCTCTCAAGTATTTCAACCTTCTTACACACTCCTTCTCTCTCATGCATCATTTCTCATTTTACCAAACACAAATTTTGACCATTCATGGAATATTCTcctctattattattatttcataactctctttttttatctttattattaataaatataaaaattatcctATGAAGAGCTAAATTATTACTAAGATTCATATTTGTTGAAAATGATGCtgaaatttaaagataaaagattatGAGAGTGTATAGATCTGGATTAGTTGATAGTAATATTTTGgtatattaattgtttatgaTGGAAGTTATTATGAATAGATGAAGTGGTCCCTGTGTAACAGGAAGATTGTTTATTTGACGTGGTTTGAAATATAAGTATGGTGACATGATTAaggaataaattaaaatattagtggGATGCTACCATTATTCAAACTAACTTTCTCTCTTCACTCTTAATCAATGCAAATCATTATCCATCACTCTCATCATCCTCTCCACTCACTCTCTCTAaacaaattacttttttttttctttttctaataatgtctttgaaaaataaataagttccaTTAGGTCGAATTTAGACTGTGTTTGCGTAGATTTGGAAAAGAAAGAGTAAATGgatttgaaggaaaaaaatagaTGGACTTAAGAgtgaattaattgttatttttttaaaaatttgaaagtgaGTAAGAGTGAACAAtagataaaatttgtaaaagttaGTGTAAAAGTTTGGTAAATCTGAGGTTTgtgataagataaaaaaatttcactcaTCCCTCAAATCTGTATTATCTCTTGCTTTTACATGCATGTATGTTCATTCACAAAACTGTATTCTCTAATACACATAGTACCATTCAtccaaataacataatattagTGAGATTGAAATCAatcaatttgatttaattaacttttttaatttaaagattatataatttctaaaaGTGAATTGACTcgtttaataatgttttattttctaatatattttatatatttatcacaataaattaattacatcCACACATGattatataatctaattatttcatcaaatattattacagaaataataattaaatattaaaaatacatttaaataattgaacgacaaataaattatatatttaaactattcaaaaataacatttcaatatttaaaattttaattgtcaatctattataataaaaagtttatgaaaactcATTTTGAAACCTATGCTCCGAGCCTGTGAAAAAAACAAATCTTcaagattaatttaatttttctttgtaataTTTCCATTTGTTATTATTCCTAgcataaatataaacattatcGAGTTTGTATGTacgtatttttaaatatgtataaattatttatattttaaaagtagtaaataaaaggataaaattaaaaacaaaaaatatataattatagataaaataaattttactgtaaatatattttttattataagtaactatttaaaattaaataggtaattactaaataataaaatagtaaataatttttgtaataaattaaaaaagtaattatcaTGTTGATAAAAGTAAccaatagttttttattatcaatgtttttaatttaaaaaattatagttaaaatgataaaattaaaaaatgaggaCATAGAAAGTATATGATATATggatttataaagaaaaaagaagtggGGTGGTTCTTCTAAAGTCTCCAATTAAAATTCTAATGAGTGGGCTGTCAGAGAAACTTGGGACTGTGGGCCACTGCTAGTCAAATTACAAAAACGACCCTCTTTTCTTCTTGTTACTGTAAAAGTATCATCATTCTATCAGTATGTAAAATCACttttcaagttttctttttcgTTATCACATCACATCATTCTAAATCAAATCACTTTCCAACATATTTCTCCTTGTCATCTATTTTCTTTTGTGTtctctaataataaaaatggtaaATTAATTTCAGGTTTAAATACGTGAAGATTTGACTTTTACTCTCTACATGAAACTTTAGTCAACAAAATTTATCCcatgatataataattaaaaaatattttaagtaaatattacattacacCCGtaacaaaatctaaaatataaactttttaagGCTGAACATGAACAGATTTTACTCTTCATGCGGATTTGTGAGCGGAGATTGAATTAACATGTGTTGTTCGTTTGAGCTAATAACAAGGATGAGGCAGGATGGATTTGCGGGATGGAGTCCAATTTTGTCACTCGCATGAATGAAGAGATTTGCGCGGATTGTTATGGAAAAGTCAAATGTGTCCTTCAGTTATTACCTAAATTCCAATCCTGGTTTGTTTATGGCATGAAGAAGCAGCTGATTCCATGAATTCAGAGCCGAAAAAGACAATGAACAGGAGGGTGGCGTAACCTGTTACGCGAACGAGTAACCGGTTacgcaatatatattttttcagttttttttataattattttaatattataatttaaaaagatgtacattttaataaaattaggtatattatattttctaatttattaaaaataagttgattatttaatttttataatttttaaacattaattttataaattattcataattttttttataaacatttttacaattaaatataacattttatattacttttataccTAGGGGCATTttagtaatctttaatttctaccaattaaactaatttttaaaatctatcacatcaattaaatcctacactaattatgacaaactttactttcaaatccactctcaattacccacaaatccactaaaaaaacaactaaaaaattaccctcaaatccattcaaatcatctcccccaaatcatctcctccaaatCTATCCAAACGAAGACCTAAAGcctttactatatatatatatatatatatatatatatatatatatatatatatatatatataagttttatttattttatcacgTTACCATTCATCTTAAACCAATTAAATGAGTTTTCTAAAAACCTATATACTTAACTCTCACATTTTATACCCATatcattcaataaaaatatctataaacaacatataatgacattcttataatattttaacatccaAACACTTAACTAGTATTATattgattatcattttaatacaaataaGACAATAATCCACTTAAGGAAAATGaatccaaaaaataaaacttatttaaaatactcAGTTTTAATAAGTAGCTTGAGATTTGAATATGTATAGTTTAAGAGTTATAACTAACTTAAAAACTTAATCTAAAATGTATGTGTGTGCGTGTATATACATATGTCAATTTGAGTAATGACTTATGAGTTAACTCTaacttacttttaaaataatattttatttattgatttactAAATAAATCGATTTAAAAAGTCTTAACAATTAACTTAATATTGCAACTATTTAACTTAActcaaatatgtttttacttAATCTCGTATTGAAGTTAAATTTGAATGGagtgaatattttata contains:
- the LOC108347487 gene encoding ubiquitin carboxyl-terminal hydrolase 23 isoform X1, with product MVEVSLMEIQPPNQMDPSTSGITPLPRKIVFIPVKKPFKGFSHDFHIETLNPSSSSEPGISGSTSKKHDVTEFSEVGLDPELSIGITFRRIGAGLRNLGNTCFLNSVLQCLTYTEPLAAYLQSGKHKTSCHVAGFCALCAIQNHVSRALQSTGRILSPEDLVGNLRCISRNFRNARQEDAHEYMVNLLECMHKCCLPSGVPSESPSAYEKSFVHKIFGGRLRSQVKCHQCSYCSNKFDPFLDLSLEIFKADSLQKALANFTAAEWLDGGEREYYCQRCKQKVSARKQLTIHKAPYVLTIHLKRFHAHDPGQKIKKKVNFSCALDLKPFVSGSYDGDVKYSLYGVLVHTGSSTHSGHYYCYVRTSNNMWYTLDDNRVSHVSEREVLNQQAYMLFYVRDRESIVPRKPVDIAKKENVKSNVNGNKESSTSSHVLMEYPNVPAENKFCNEVEKKMSNVDSLGASSMNDSHVLQNRSVILVENLMQSKKHESEPPSKAQTQDSPDGLAVAKAGHGCLSSLGQSEKDYSLHSNQKSLSALVGEKINLCNENVISKEGITDSPSLVPSSTNPQTYELASDGKSQSMKLGTSTTGLVSEQASRMVNGDRVVSQGLVLNESVNRSLNSEGLDKKPVKKLKRKFLKYQVSRMHFRPIFLYMGYLGPRKKSHKRSKCLTLSKKSPKKDKLDKFAFSSYDSKPSTHRKTDEFPCMSSCSESKATKAGCRPGVNVKSNDESLTENSAEGEFKKRIDQNCTVLASVSQLGSGSVVSELKARQAANVQDSRRDQMHNGLMSMLTRGLEETVVARWDDIELPSSQPLGSKNDTFVSIGYVGDEWDEEYDKGKRKKIRGLKHSFGGPNLFQEIAIEKSKCKRAKLDQPCSGNPPFRI
- the LOC108347487 gene encoding ubiquitin carboxyl-terminal hydrolase 23 isoform X2 → MVEVSLMEIQPPNQMDPSTSGITPLPRKIVFIPVKKPFKGFSHDFHIETLNPSSSSEPGISGSTSKKHDVTEFSEVGLDPELSIGITFRRIGAGLRNLGNTCFLNSVLQCLTYTEPLAAYLQSGKHKTSCHVAGFCALCAIQNHVSRALQSTGRILSPEDLVGNLRCISRNFRNARQEDAHEYMVNLLECMHKCCLPSGVPSESPSAYEKSFVHKIFGGRLRSQDGDVKYSLYGVLVHTGSSTHSGHYYCYVRTSNNMWYTLDDNRVSHVSEREVLNQQAYMLFYVRDRESIVPRKPVDIAKKENVKSNVNGNKESSTSSHVLMEYPNVPAENKFCNEVEKKMSNVDSLGASSMNDSHVLQNRSVILVENLMQSKKHESEPPSKAQTQDSPDGLAVAKAGHGCLSSLGQSEKDYSLHSNQKSLSALVGEKINLCNENVISKEGITDSPSLVPSSTNPQTYELASDGKSQSMKLGTSTTGLVSEQASRMVNGDRVVSQGLVLNESVNRSLNSEGLDKKPVKKLKRKFLKYQVSRMHFRPIFLYMGYLGPRKKSHKRSKCLTLSKKSPKKDKLDKFAFSSYDSKPSTHRKTDEFPCMSSCSESKATKAGCRPGVNVKSNDESLTENSAEGEFKKRIDQNCTVLASVSQLGSGSVVSELKARQAANVQDSRRDQMHNGLMSMLTRGLEETVVARWDDIELPSSQPLGSKNDTFVSIGYVGDEWDEEYDKGKRKKIRGLKHSFGGPNLFQEIAIEKSKCKRAKLDQPCSGNPPFRI